A genomic segment from Xiphophorus maculatus strain JP 163 A chromosome 6, X_maculatus-5.0-male, whole genome shotgun sequence encodes:
- the LOC102217183 gene encoding complexin-4-like, protein MAFLMNQMLGSKLKSFADGGGDGGSKAGADGKETAESKGMSREEFEEYQKQLLEEKIQRDKDFTTKKAERANLRVALRDKYRLPDSALDGAMIQMAGDDVDLPEELAKMVDEDEEEEETSDSFLHKLQNMDLDELKTKAQSRVSELRQTAEDKCVLM, encoded by the exons ATGGCATTTCTCATGAATCAAATGCTGGGCAGCAAGTTGAAGAGTTTTGCTGATGGAGGTGGCGACGGTGGCAGCAAAGCTGGAGCAGATGGAAAAGAAACGGCCGAGTCCAAAGGCATGTCCAGGGAGGAGTTTGAGGAATACCAGAAGCAGCTGTTGGAAGAAAa GATTCAACGAGACAAagactttacaacaaaaaaggCCGAGAGGGCAAACCTGAGAGTCGCACTCAGAGATAAATACCGACTGCCGGAT AGCGCTCTCGACGGCGCCATGATTCAGATGGCTGGAGACGACGTTGACCTGCCGGAGGAACTGGCCAAAATGGtggatgaagatgaggaggaggaggagaccaGCGATTCATTCCTCCACAAGCTTCAAAACATGGACCTGGACGAACTGAAAACCAAGGCCCAGAGCAGAGTGAGCGAGCTCAGGCAGACTGCGGAGGACAAATGTGTCCTCATGTGA